The following are encoded together in the Adhaeribacter arboris genome:
- a CDS encoding WG repeat-containing protein — MKNQYLQLVNYTIIVILFSCQSKSIPSKLILKRDNKTSLYAYFDEKGNKVLGNYFAAYTDTITEYGIVSDSGFVLIDKTGKHIYKIYPFDNGPDYTSEGIYRIIKEGKIGYVDSVTSKVLIEPKFGCAYPFENGKAKVSLNCRTVKAFPGDEHSTWESEEWFYVDKTGKIVE; from the coding sequence GTGAAGAACCAATATCTACAATTAGTCAATTATACCATCATTGTAATATTGTTTTCTTGCCAATCTAAGTCGATTCCCTCAAAACTTATTCTAAAGAGAGACAACAAGACTTCTCTCTATGCATACTTTGACGAAAAAGGCAACAAAGTTTTGGGCAACTACTTTGCTGCTTATACCGACACCATTACAGAATATGGAATTGTTTCTGACTCTGGCTTCGTTCTAATCGATAAAACAGGGAAACATATCTATAAAATTTACCCATTTGACAATGGTCCTGATTATACTAGTGAAGGGATATATAGAATTATAAAAGAAGGGAAAATTGGGTACGTAGATTCAGTAACCTCAAAAGTTTTAATTGAACCTAAGTTCGGCTGTGCATATCCTTTCGAGAACGGTAAAGCGAAGGTAAGTCTTAATTGTAGAACGGTAAAAGCATTTCCTGGAGATGAGCATTCAACCTGGGAAAGCGAAGAATGGTTTTACGTGGATAAGACAGGTAAAATTGTAGAATAA